tttttctctcacattcatctttctctcacatctaattttttctcttattttcctttaagggtaaaaaaggaaactttgatttattccgatagaagatatacaactaaccaaacattacctttaaaagtgatattcatgctcatacccattctcattccacaatacaatgatttccattccgattcttattcctaggaaagaaccaaacgccccctgaattgaaataatataataaccaactttaccttttattaattaatgaaatatgataaaaaaatatccttgtcaatcatctcataattgaaattaataattaatgaaatatgattaaaaaatatcatgtcaattatctcataattgatatTAAGACTAATACTAACAACAAGAAGAAGATGACAAGACCATCGAAGCCTTAAGTCTGAATCTAATTTCAGAATACATTTACTCAGATTATTCCCAATAACTCCATCAACAATCTTGTCCAACATAAGTTTGGGTAGCAATTCTGCAGCATTTCTTCAGTTATGCTTAGCTCCCCCATTCATTGTTAATATGACCGTTGTCAGTATCATAACGACGCAGtttgtgaagttctagcaatCACAAGCTCCTTGCTCTGTTTTCTTGCAGAATTCAAATGAGATAAATTTACCTTTTCACAGTACTTTTTGCAGCAGTAAGACATCTGTTAGAGGTTCCTCAGTGCCTTAGCTTTTGCTCATGTTCTCTTTCTCAGGAGGCGAGGGCAGTAGAGTAACAGCTACGATGTGGAAGATGAGTTCTACATCAAGGAAGCCAAGTGTTCAATTTGCATCTTGAAGATTGAACTTATCAGTTCTCCTTTTAATGGTGATTTGGACAAGTAATTAGAAAGTCACATCACATTTTATCAGTTCTCCGCGGGCTAGGTTGCAAGCAGAAGCTTCAAGTAAAGCACACACCACGAAAGTTCGATCCATCAGAGTTCGCCAGCAAATCTTGGATCTTTCATTGGAAGGGTTGATGATCGTCGAGTGGGTGAAGAATTAGTTACAAATGCGGAAGAATTTCACTGAGAATTTCTAGCATTGGAACCATGAAATCTGTTTTCTTACCTGCAGAAGAGTGGGAATTCGTTCACGGATGCTGGTTGAGTTCGATTCCCGGTTTCTCAGCAAAAAGGATCGAGGTGAGTCTATCGCAGGAGGACTGGAAACACACCGTGAACATCCATCAAAGAAAGGACTCGAATGCAGAAGGCATCTGCTTCCCAAACCCTAGACTTTAGGGTCCGAGTCAGTGTTGTGTCGGAGAAAGAAGAAAGATGAGAGGGAGCTCTCCAATCGCTCTATCATTTACGACTAAAGATACTGGACGATCATAACCGTTCGTTTGATGGGCCCCAATATATTGAACGGTTAAAAACAACTGTACCTTCCATACATCATCAAAGAGGTTGTATGAGACGCGCACCGAGCAACGCCGAAACGAGAGCAAAAGCTGCTCTCGCTCACTTTGTCTTGTGCTCTTGCGATGGTGGTGATGCTTTCGGGTGATATCCCCCCGAATCAAACAGTCTACATCAACAATTTGAATGAGAAGGTCAAGAAAGAAGGTTAGAGCCCATTGTATTATTGCACAGATCTTTTGTTGGTTTTGGGTTTTCCCAACATATGAGTTCTTCGGTTTAGGGTTTTTTTGACTGAATTTTTTCTTGTTTGTGAATGTTAACGGTGTTTGAACAGATTCAGTGAGCATTTGAAAGTATATCTATTGGATGTTAGAATACGAGATTTAGTATAACTTATATTTATTTCATACCTGAGCATTTTGTTCCTCGTAGGCAAAGATTTAGTTTTCAAAGTACAGGCCCTCAAAGCTCTTTGTTACTTGTTGCAAAGATGGCGACATGTTCTTCTTTGTCTCTCAGGAAACAGAACTCTATTCGGCGTTTTTATTCTCTGATCTAAACTTGCATCATGTGATAACGTATTTTATGTTCTTCCAGAGGCTTAGCGTTTCATAGCTATAAGGGATAAAGTTGAATCTTAAATATTTTTGTCTGCTTTGTATTGATGAAAGTAATGAAGGAATAGTTGGGTATGAATGTATTGTTGTTGTAGCTTACTTGTTTGCTAGGAATTTAATTGTATTCAATTGGTAGGTTTGGGGAATCTAAATGGCATGGCATGGATAAGAATAGGTAGGGAGATTCATAGTTTGCCCGTCATATGTACACACAACTGTTCACAGATTTGTTCCGTTGTGATGCTATTACATTGGAGTAATATGTGCTCTAACTTGctatttctgtattcatttcctTTATCAGGTAATTGCATAAGAAAAATATAAGGATTaaaatcaaactcaaacttaTAGTTCATAAGTGTGACTCAATTGCCTGGATTTGTGAATTTGAGAGATTAAAGAATCTATTTTTCCTTACTACATTGTCCTGGTTTTTGTGCTACAGAACTTAAACGATCACTCTATGCTTTATTTTCACAATATGGAAGAATTCTGGATATTGTGGCCTTGAAAACACCAAAGCTGAGAGGCCAGGCATGGGTGGTATTTGCTGAAGTTCCAGCTGCTAGCAATGCAGTACGACAAATGCAAAGATTCCCATTCTATGATAAACCAATGGTGAGTTTTATTTAACTCGAAATTCATGTTATTTCTTAAAGCAGTAATTAGTAATCTTTTAGACAAGAGAACACTTGGTGATAAAAAGAAATCGTGTTAGTAATTTAATTCTGGAGTGAGGCTTGTTTGCTACAGTCATGTACAATTCATGACAGATATTTGCTTATATATTTTGTGCAGAGAATACAATATGCAAAATCAAAGTCTGATTGTATTGCAAAAGAGGATGGGACATTTGTtccaagagaaaagaagaagaggcAAGAAGAAAAAGGTAAGCCTTCTTTTCCTaagttaattgggaaaatttGATACCTTGTGCAACATGGACTGTGCATTGTAGACCAAACATTACTGTTTCTGAGGTTCTCACTGACAAGGCAACTTAATTTAGCATGTAGAAAAGTGGTGTGTTGGTAAAGATAAGGAAGTAAGAAAAACAAAGAATGAGGCTTGCTATGAGGGAACAAGAGGTGAGAGATGTATAGGAAATGAGTGTTATGTCAATACACTGGTTGTAAACAAGAGTTAAAAATATTGTTTGTAGATGGTCAAAGATCATCAACTTTGATGATATCTTTGGAGCCTTATGAAGTAACAAGTGAACTGGTTTGCATGATGAAACTTTTATCAATTGGGCAACAAGGTTTTTTGGACGAACACAAACTTGATCATAGGATTCTTGAATAAATTACTGAATATACAGTCGATTAGACTGAGAGAACTTGAACAGCCAGAATAAGTTGATGAGAGATACTTAATTATCTCAGCAGTGACTGTTTCAATCTTGATTGATATCTTGAGCAATGGACAAGATAAGTCCAATATGTCAGTTCAAGCTGAAGTAATTCCTATTATTGAATTGATCAGATCTTGTAGGAACATCTTGGAGGTTCTTGGTGCAAATCCTTCTGGAAGAGGTTATAGGATAGTGACTAAACTGAGAGTCTTATTTGAAGTGATGGTTAGCCTTTGGTTATGATTGATCCCTGGTTCGATGATCAAACTCGTTCTCTAATCATGTCGGATTCCCTCAGTTAAGATCCGAAGCAGAGTTTGAAAGCTAAAGGATAAGACAGAAAGAAAGTCTTTGAATAGGCCTTGGAGGGTGATGCACCTGGTTGGCCTGTCTAATGGGCATGGATCTCATCCCTATTGGACTGTCTTTGTCAACTAAAGAATACTAGATTAGCCTATCCTCACCAAAGCACTTTGATTCACTAGGAAAAGAATAAGCCTCTCTGGAGATTAATTTCACTAACTTATGATCACAAGACAGCTTCTGTTTTACATATGCAGGAATTCTTGGTTGCACAGTTACTAGATCTCATTTGACATCAAGTATTGAACACTTTGAAGTTATGGTTTCATCCCTAAAATATGGTAGCTCCAACCTTTTCTTCCCATCTTTTGCCCTATTATGGGTGTCAGGTTGCCTAACGGCAGTAACTGAGCCCAAATTGTTGAGACTTGTTAGTAGgctacttatcaaataaattgaaGATCGTCATCTAGTGATTTGTCTTTACAAGATATTTTAAGGATTATTTCCTTTTCAAGGTTCTTCTTCTTTGGAAATATTGTCTTTCTGCTGGCATTATCATTTCTGCATcatgaacatgatgtatcatttCATTCCTTTTCATTAGCTGCTGAAAAGAAACGTCGAGCTGAGGAGGCACAACAATCTGCAGCAAATGCTCAAACCAACGGAGGGCTGTCTGtaagtttaatttattaatcaaattaatttctTTCATAAAATAAGTaatgttgatttgaactttataaaaaatatatggtAAAAACATCTACCTTAGGAATCTATTATTCAGTTTTATATGGTTCCTTTTTACTTGCTATATGGTAATTTGACTAAACTTTTCCAGAATTCAAATTGATTGTTTTCCCAATTAGGCATCTAACTTTGTTTGTATTTGCTGAATTTGaattaggataaaaaaaaattaaatgataacGATAACCTACATTTGTTCTTTTAATACTATTGGATGCACTTAAAAAGTTCTAGTAATGATTTATCTACTTATCTTAGATTAATCTCATAACTTAGCCAACCCCAGATACTTGGAACTAACACGGCTTTGATGATTGTACAAACTGTGAAGATTGGTCTTATTAATCACACCAAATTATTAGTATGGATTTTTTTCATGTTAAGGAATATCTATGactgctccttgttttgtttctCAGTTTGCATTGTACGCACCATGACTGAATCTGGCCTACTCATGTCTTTAAGGTCATGATAACTAAACAGTCTCCCATTAGTTTGGATTTGGTTCATTTTATAGGGCAAATTTTTTTATTACAATAAATTCTATTTTTACTAACATAATTATTCCGTACAACCAGATATTTATAGGTTTGAAATTAGAATCCCTAGACTCTTCTTAAGACATGGAATCAAATTTAAAAAGCCAATTAAAAAAAAGTCAATTGCCAGGCAAAAGATCAAATGAATCTATTATCCACAAAAGTATATATGATGGATACTGTTTTAAACATGAACACAATTTATCTTCATGATTTTACATGCCATGCATATGCAAGTTGGATATGGTCTCTTGATAGGTACGGAAATGTCTACTATACAATTTTAGAAATGATAAAGCAAAAAGGAATCCTCAAGTGTTTGATATATTGCAAGTAGAGGTGCATATCATGGTTTAAAGTACCGTGCCGAGATAGTCGAAACGGGCGAAACATCTCGTTCCGCTCGGCGACCGGCACCGGCACGACCTCGGCACCAGACCTGCAACATGTTGCGCGACCCCGTGGTCGCAGCGGAGGGGTTGCTCAACCCCACAACAGCAGTAACCCTTGCCTCCGCAGAGGCATTGTGCGACCCTACGGTTGCTGCAAAGGGACCACCGCAGTCGTGCCAGAGGAGTCACGCGATCCCCCCGGCCATGGTTGAGGGGTCGTGCAACTCTGCGGCAGCGCCGAAGTCACGTGAGCTCGCGAGTGGTGtaggatttcaaatttttttaattaaatttaggttaattattttaatcaactcctagctatgatggagataatcaaaaaactttattaaaccctaataaaattatctaattaattttatattttatttattttaatttaaaaattataataaattatttatttatttatttatttatctattttcatatctctTCTTTTTTTAAGATTactttttatattgtttatttttttaaatatttatgttaaatattttattttttaactaatatattttatatttagaaaatatcgaaactatatcggcacgacacgatacgataccgaaatcgAATCGTTCCGGTCCATAATCGAAACCTCGACATggttcgaaattttaaaccttggtgcATATAAAGATTGGAGGTATAGTGTAAAGTTAATTAGCATAGAAAATTGAAATATTATGATGATTTGATGGAAAGTATAATTTTATATCACCTTTCATATAGCCAATAATCTATTTCAATTACTTCGATGACCATCTTttgtatttctttttatttcatgttATTATTTCCGTTAACTACCCACATGAGTGAAAATTATTTCCTGCCTCTTGTTGCCACAAGCTCAACATGAACGTATAACTGTTATTATTGGCATGCACTATAATCTCCATTGTCCTTGAATTCTGCTAAAGCAAACTCCATGTGTTTGAGAATTCTCTAGTAAGGgaaaagagaggaggagaggagtggtCAAATAGATATTGGGAGGGTATTTTCTTGTTCGGATGCCAACACTGAAAGACTGACTACATTTTTTATTTGCAGGAATAGCTATTCCTGATGAATTCCAAGGAATAGTTATTCTTGCATTGAATGGCTAAATGAGTCTTGAGTAGTAATTCCATAGAATTGTTCTCCCTTTCAATCCTTGTATGATGTTCTATCATGTTGCAATAGTTATTCCATGAACCCAATTAAAGAATACTCATCATATTCTATTCATATTTTTACTACATTCCTAAGAATAACTCTCATCTTTCACGAACCAAATATACACTAAGACTTTTAAACTAGGGACAATCCTTATCTATTATTTTCCCTCCTCTCATTCCAAACACGCCTTAAAGTGATGACACTCTTAGTATCAATCTTATTACTGAAATATGAAAGGATTTACTTTATTGTGCATGTTTTTTGTTATTGTTTTAGTCCTTAATGCATCTTTTATCACAAAATATTCTGTAAGTAATTAACAATGAGTTCTGaaatgctttttttttttctgaatatATATCTGAATCTAAAGGGATGTTCACCATAAGTTGTTCACATTATTAACAGtgagttcacattttaaatatttttagcaGTCTTCTCAAGTTCCCCGCCATGCAAAGCCCGGTTCTCAGGAGCCTGCTGCTGCTCCAAACAATATCCTTTTCATCGAGAATCTGCCACATGAAACAACAAAGATGGTGCTCGAGATCCTTTTCCAGCAGTACCCAGGTTTCTCTGAAGTACGGATGATCGAAGCAAAGCCTGGTATTGCCTTTGTGGAGTTTTCTGATGATGTGCAGGCCTC
This window of the Zingiber officinale cultivar Zhangliang chromosome 3B, Zo_v1.1, whole genome shotgun sequence genome carries:
- the LOC122056386 gene encoding U2 small nuclear ribonucleoprotein B''-like isoform X1, which codes for MVVMLSGDIPPNQTVYINNLNEKVKKEELKRSLYALFSQYGRILDIVALKTPKLRGQAWVVFAEVPAASNAVRQMQRFPFYDKPMRIQYAKSKSDCIAKEDGTFVPREKKKRQEEKAAEKKRRAEEAQQSAANAQTNGGLSQSSQVPRHAKPGSQEPAAAPNNILFIENLPHETTKMVLEILFQQYPGFSEVRMIEAKPGIAFVEFSDDVQASIAMQALQGFKITPQNPMAITYAKR
- the LOC122056386 gene encoding U2 small nuclear ribonucleoprotein B''-like isoform X2, whose protein sequence is MVVMLSGDIPPNQTVYINNLNEKVKKEELKRSLYALFSQYGRILDIVALKTPKLRGQAWVVFAEVPAASNAVRQMQRFPFYDKPMRIQYAKSKSDCIAKEDGTFVPREKKKRQEEKAAEKKRRAEEAQQSAANAQTNGGLSSSQVPRHAKPGSQEPAAAPNNILFIENLPHETTKMVLEILFQQYPGFSEVRMIEAKPGIAFVEFSDDVQASIAMQALQGFKITPQNPMAITYAKR